In Pseudonocardia cypriaca, a single genomic region encodes these proteins:
- a CDS encoding Dabb family protein, producing the protein MISHLAVFRWHDDVDPADVERLCAALATLPAQIPELASYRFGPDLGLRAGNADFGVLAQLPDAAAVATYLDHPAHQDVVRTFTSVMVAQRATVQFVSG; encoded by the coding sequence ATGATCAGTCACCTCGCCGTCTTCCGTTGGCACGACGACGTCGACCCCGCGGACGTGGAACGGCTGTGCGCCGCGCTCGCAACACTGCCTGCGCAGATCCCCGAGCTGGCGTCGTACCGGTTCGGTCCGGACCTCGGTCTGCGCGCCGGCAACGCCGACTTCGGTGTGCTCGCCCAGCTGCCGGACGCGGCCGCGGTGGCGACCTACCTCGACCACCCGGCCCACCAGGACGTGGTGCGCACCTTCACCAGCGTCATGGTGGCCCAGCGGGCCACCGTCCAGTTCGTCTCCGGCTGA
- a CDS encoding GntR family transcriptional regulator has translation MAGRGKTINGAAYDRLRADILSGRLRPGERLKFAGLSQQYEVSMSVLREALAKLSAEKLVVGAPQQGFRVVPLSTEDLEDLTAVRCDVEGLAFRYSIERGDLVWESRVIAAHHTLERTPMMVEGDPQLFSEAWAAAHSDFHLALFEGCGSPRLIGLASSLRDSAELYRRWSRPLGDPGRDIAAEHRALRDAALDRDADAGVRLLNAHISRTTYKLLDAVAR, from the coding sequence ATGGCGGGTCGGGGGAAGACGATCAACGGTGCGGCGTACGACCGACTCCGCGCCGACATCCTGAGCGGACGACTCCGGCCCGGGGAGCGCCTCAAGTTCGCCGGCTTGTCCCAGCAGTACGAAGTGAGCATGAGCGTGCTGCGCGAGGCGCTCGCCAAGCTCAGCGCGGAAAAGCTCGTCGTGGGCGCGCCTCAGCAGGGCTTCCGCGTCGTCCCGCTGTCCACGGAGGATCTCGAGGACCTCACGGCCGTCCGTTGCGACGTCGAGGGGCTCGCGTTCCGCTACTCGATCGAGCGCGGAGACCTGGTGTGGGAGAGCCGCGTGATCGCTGCGCACCACACCCTCGAACGGACCCCGATGATGGTCGAGGGAGATCCGCAGCTGTTCAGCGAGGCGTGGGCCGCGGCGCACTCGGACTTCCACCTCGCGCTCTTCGAGGGCTGCGGATCACCACGCCTCATCGGACTCGCGTCCTCGCTCCGCGACAGCGCCGAGCTCTACCGCCGCTGGTCACGCCCCCTCGGCGATCCCGGCCGGGACATCGCCGCGGAGCACCGCGCACTGCGCGACGCGGCACTCGACCGCGACGCGGACGCGGGCGTACGCCTGCTCAACGCCCATATCAGCCGCACGACGTACAAGCTGCTCGACGCCGTCGCGCGATGA